From Pueribacillus theae, one genomic window encodes:
- a CDS encoding short-chain fatty acid transporter, translating into MQKVTNFFTTIMRKYLPDPFVFAIGLTLLTMVLAMAVEGQGFKEVATSWGNGFWDLLAFTTQMAVILAMGYVLATAPITDKLLNKITSFVHTPKMAIIVATLVGGIGSYLNWGFGLVIGGIIAKKLATKIKGIHYPLIIAAAYSGFTFYGLGFSSSIPVLISTPGHPMEGDMGIIPLAETIFSLPMMITTIVLLVTLPLVNAMLHPKKKEDIIEFNPALYTEKKEAALELTEDNTLATRLNNSRLLSYTIGIIGILYVFWYFTDGNTLNLNIVNFIILFLGIILLGTPSKYVQSLTEGIKTISGIILQYPFYAGIMAIMAASGLVDTIAGGFVNFSSAETLPFWGLVSSFFINFFAPSGGGHWVVQGPFMIDAAKELGASISSTSMSVMLGNAWNDLVQPFWILPALALSKLKLKDIMGYLVMMMFYVGMIYIIAVLCMGYFF; encoded by the coding sequence ATGCAGAAAGTGACGAACTTTTTTACAACGATCATGAGAAAGTATTTACCAGACCCTTTTGTTTTTGCAATTGGACTTACACTATTAACGATGGTATTAGCTATGGCGGTGGAAGGGCAAGGGTTTAAAGAGGTCGCAACGAGTTGGGGAAATGGGTTTTGGGACTTGCTTGCCTTTACTACACAAATGGCTGTTATATTAGCAATGGGATACGTGCTGGCTACTGCACCTATTACTGATAAATTGCTTAATAAGATTACTAGCTTTGTGCATACGCCGAAAATGGCAATTATCGTTGCCACTTTAGTCGGTGGAATCGGGAGTTATTTAAACTGGGGATTTGGACTAGTCATTGGTGGGATCATTGCAAAAAAATTAGCAACTAAAATTAAAGGAATTCACTATCCTTTAATTATTGCTGCTGCATATAGTGGTTTTACTTTTTACGGATTAGGATTTTCTTCAAGTATTCCAGTATTGATCTCCACACCAGGACATCCGATGGAAGGTGATATGGGGATTATCCCGCTTGCGGAGACAATCTTTTCATTACCAATGATGATTACTACAATTGTTCTTCTTGTTACTCTGCCTTTAGTGAATGCAATGCTACATCCTAAGAAAAAAGAAGACATTATTGAATTTAATCCCGCACTCTATACGGAAAAGAAGGAAGCTGCCTTAGAGTTAACGGAAGATAATACCTTGGCAACAAGATTGAATAATAGCCGGTTGTTATCTTATACAATCGGCATCATCGGTATCCTTTATGTATTCTGGTATTTTACAGATGGAAATACATTAAACTTGAATATTGTTAACTTTATCATTTTATTTTTAGGTATCATTTTATTAGGTACCCCATCTAAATATGTACAAAGTTTAACGGAAGGGATTAAAACGATTTCCGGGATCATCCTTCAATACCCTTTCTATGCTGGCATTATGGCCATTATGGCCGCATCAGGTTTAGTAGATACGATTGCAGGGGGCTTTGTAAACTTTTCATCAGCAGAAACTCTACCATTTTGGGGTCTAGTTAGTTCTTTCTTTATTAATTTCTTTGCTCCATCTGGTGGCGGGCACTGGGTAGTCCAAGGTCCATTCATGATTGATGCGGCAAAAGAATTAGGTGCTTCTATAAGTTCAACATCCATGTCTGTCATGTTGGGGAACGCATGGAATGACCTCGTTCAACCATTCTGGATTCTGCCTGCGTTAGCACTTTCTAAACTAAAACTAAAAGACATTATGGGATATTTGGTCATGATGATGTTCTATGTAGGAATGATCTATATTATTGCTGTTTTATGTATGGGCTATTTCTTTTAA
- a CDS encoding cyclase family protein produces MRVVDLSVLLYDGLVSFPSHPKVVMMDHITHDFSKPRYQAPCEGYASKMIMMSDHSGTHMDAPYHFFKDGLTVENIPIEATMGNAVLIDVSDKGSNEPVTKEMIEKVVEKEQLEIKENDIVLFRCWPGEWNAEGFHDCKSLAPSVAEWVLEKKVKAIGLDLPNADINDNMQRTVHLALLSRNILIMENIVNLEKLSKKRFYFIGTPLNLKGLTGSPIRALAIEEW; encoded by the coding sequence ATGAGGGTTGTAGATTTATCTGTACTATTATACGATGGCCTTGTTTCATTTCCTTCACATCCTAAAGTGGTGATGATGGACCATATTACACACGACTTTTCAAAACCGAGATACCAGGCACCATGTGAAGGTTATGCAAGTAAAATGATTATGATGTCGGATCATAGTGGTACACATATGGATGCACCTTACCATTTCTTTAAGGACGGCTTAACAGTCGAGAATATTCCAATCGAAGCGACGATGGGCAATGCCGTATTGATTGATGTTTCTGATAAAGGTTCGAACGAACCAGTAACAAAAGAAATGATAGAAAAAGTTGTAGAAAAAGAGCAGCTAGAAATTAAAGAAAATGATATTGTTCTCTTCCGATGCTGGCCTGGCGAGTGGAATGCGGAGGGCTTTCATGACTGTAAATCATTAGCCCCATCTGTAGCGGAATGGGTTCTTGAGAAGAAGGTTAAAGCAATTGGACTCGATTTACCGAACGCAGACATCAATGATAACATGCAGCGGACTGTTCATTTAGCATTACTTAGCCGGAATATCTTAATCATGGAAAATATTGTGAATCTAGAAAAACTATCTAAAAAACGGTTCTATTTTATTGGTACCCCTTTAAATTTGAAAGGTCTTACTGGCTCACCGATTCGGGCGTTAGCTATTGAAGAATGGTAA
- a CDS encoding DedA family protein, translated as MDLIKHLISFILHIDEHLVDIIQIFDLWSYAVLFFIVFIETGVVIFPFLPGDSLLFASGAFAAVGAFNILFLLCIFFAAAVIGDTVNYHIGKKVGTSIPPDSWFGKLVNKEKMAKAEEFFNKHGGKTIVLARFMPFVRTFAPFVAGASRMNYRYFIAYNVIGAALWVSLCTMAGYFFGNIRVIKNNFSTVILLIIFLSVLPSLIGFIRSRLAKTY; from the coding sequence ATGGATTTAATCAAGCATTTAATCAGCTTCATCTTGCATATCGACGAACATCTAGTCGATATTATTCAAATCTTCGATTTATGGTCATATGCAGTATTATTTTTCATTGTTTTTATTGAAACGGGTGTTGTTATCTTTCCTTTTTTGCCTGGCGACTCTTTATTGTTTGCGAGTGGTGCTTTTGCAGCAGTAGGCGCCTTTAACATCCTATTTCTTCTCTGCATTTTTTTTGCTGCTGCTGTTATCGGAGATACTGTCAATTACCATATTGGCAAAAAAGTTGGGACATCGATTCCACCAGATAGCTGGTTTGGAAAGTTGGTAAACAAAGAAAAAATGGCCAAAGCAGAGGAATTCTTTAATAAACATGGAGGCAAAACAATTGTATTGGCCCGGTTTATGCCATTTGTCCGTACATTTGCACCGTTTGTAGCGGGGGCTAGCCGAATGAACTATCGTTATTTTATCGCCTACAATGTAATCGGTGCAGCGCTTTGGGTGAGCCTATGCACGATGGCTGGATATTTCTTTGGGAATATACGTGTTATAAAAAATAACTTCTCAACAGTCATTTTACTTATCATCTTTTTGTCTGTTTTGCCCTCACTAATCGGTTTTATTAGAAGCCGGTTAGCAAAGACCTACTAA
- a CDS encoding glycosyltransferase yields the protein MTWLLIITMAFFWGLLIYYSIITLAGVWFRIRYIDHPALDKYPSVAVLIPAHNEGVVIEDTLRAMGRLQYQGKLDIYLLDDNSEDDTADIAKEFSKVFSHIHYISVPPGEPKGKSRVLNYGLSISQSDYFVIYDADNQPEPDAVEKLVEAAESTEKAAGAVGYVKTMNAGKNTLTGMIGLEFQVFQLLMQCGRWKLFKLGSLAGTNMLLKRSVLAEVGGYDVYALAEDAELTVRITAAGYLLPVVPVSRTWEQEPERLKTFIKQRTRWLTGNIYLLEKSIREFSHWRGRTFVLTLQHLLTYIVFILLLLVSDVFFILSLFGFKFPSIPTPLFLLWYMSYVVYTAQLLSAIVIDRNVTVKTVFYTFVMYFTYAQVFIIILLLRSFPMYVWSRIRGKTIGWDKTKRFKVKEKVDVED from the coding sequence ATGACTTGGCTTCTAATCATTACGATGGCATTTTTTTGGGGATTGCTTATTTATTATTCGATTATAACACTCGCGGGTGTTTGGTTTCGAATCCGTTATATAGATCATCCAGCATTAGATAAATATCCGAGTGTCGCTGTATTAATCCCTGCCCACAATGAGGGTGTCGTGATTGAAGATACATTAAGAGCGATGGGGAGATTACAATATCAAGGAAAATTAGATATTTATTTATTAGATGACAACTCTGAAGATGATACAGCTGATATTGCAAAGGAATTCTCAAAAGTTTTTTCTCATATTCACTATATTTCTGTTCCGCCAGGAGAGCCAAAAGGGAAATCCCGCGTTCTAAATTATGGTTTAAGCATCTCGCAATCCGATTATTTTGTCATCTATGATGCGGATAATCAACCAGAACCAGATGCAGTCGAAAAGTTGGTCGAAGCAGCGGAATCCACGGAAAAGGCGGCAGGGGCAGTCGGTTATGTAAAAACGATGAATGCAGGAAAAAATACGTTAACAGGGATGATTGGGCTTGAGTTTCAAGTTTTTCAATTGTTAATGCAATGTGGCCGATGGAAGTTATTTAAGTTAGGCTCGCTGGCAGGAACAAATATGTTATTAAAGCGTTCGGTATTAGCAGAAGTCGGTGGCTATGATGTATATGCCCTTGCGGAAGACGCTGAGCTTACTGTTCGCATTACGGCAGCAGGATATTTATTGCCAGTTGTTCCTGTTTCCCGCACATGGGAGCAAGAGCCTGAACGTCTAAAAACGTTTATCAAGCAACGAACAAGATGGCTAACAGGTAATATTTATCTATTAGAAAAATCGATTCGTGAATTTTCGCATTGGAGAGGGAGGACATTCGTTCTCACGCTTCAGCATTTATTGACGTATATTGTCTTTATTTTGCTACTTTTAGTGTCTGATGTATTTTTTATTTTAAGTTTATTTGGTTTTAAATTCCCCTCTATACCGACACCTTTATTTCTTCTATGGTATATGAGCTATGTCGTCTACACTGCACAACTCTTGAGTGCCATTGTGATCGATCGGAATGTTACGGTGAAGACGGTCTTTTATACGTTTGTCATGTATTTTACGTATGCTCAAGTGTTTATTATTATTTTGTTGCTTCGCAGCTTTCCGATGTACGTTTGGAGCAGAATACGGGGAAAAACAATTGGTTGGGATAAGACGAAGCGATTTAAAGTAAAGGAAAAAGTTGATGTTGAAGACTAA